The region CAGGCGCCGATGCGGGCGGTGCACATGAGCGCGCTGGCCTGGTCCTCGCCGACCCTGCGGGATCCGGTGCTGGCGATGGTGCGGGAGGGCCGGATCAACGCCGTCGAGCTGGACATCAAGGACGAGAGCGGCGAGGTCGGCTACGCCTCGCAGGTACCGCTGGCCCAGGAGATCGGCGCGGCCAAGGGCTACTACGACGCCAGGCAGGCTCTCGACGAGCTGCATGCCCTCGGCGTACGGGTCGTCGGCCGGCTGGTCGCGTTCCGTGATCCCGTCCTGGCCACGCACGCGTGGCAGACCGGGCGGCACGACATGGTCGCCCAGACCACCGCGGGACAGCCGTGGGCCGGCGGGTACGGGTCCTACGCCTTCACCAACTTCGCGGACCCGGACGTGCGCCGCTACAACATCGACCTCGCCACCGAGGCGGCCGGGCTCGGGTTCGACGACATCCTCTACGACTACGTCCGCCGCCCGGACGGTGCCCTGAGTGCCATGCACTTCCCCGGCCTGCAGGTCACCCCGGAGGCGAGCATCGCCTCGTTCCTGCACGACACCCGGGCCGCCGTCCGCCCTCGGGGCGCGCTGGTGGGTGCCTCCGTCTTCGGGATAGCGGCATCGCGTCCGGAACAGATCGCCCAGGACATCCCTGCGATGGCGCAGCAAGCCGACTACATTGCCCCGATGGTGTACCCGTCGCACTGGGGCGCAGGAGAGTACGGCGTCGCCGCCCCCGAGTCCCAGCCGTACGACATCACCCAGCGCTCGGTGGCGGACTTCCACACCAAGCTGGGCGACAGCGGCGCCACCGTCGTCCCCTGGCTGCAGGCCTTCTCCCTGCGCGTGACCTACGGCGCCGAACAGGTGCGGCAACAGGTCGCCGCCTCGGCGGACGCCGGCAGCGCCTCGTTCCTGCTCTGGAACGCCGCCTGCCGCTACGACCCGGCCGACCTACCCGCCGTCACCGGGGGCTGAGACCCGGTGCGCGGCATGACGCGGCTCGGCCTCGTTCTCGCACCCTGCGCCGTGATCGTGCTGCTCGCCGTCGCGGTCCCGGGCGACGCGCGCGCGGCCGGGGCCCTCTACGGGCACGACGTCTCCTGGCCGCAGTGCCCGACCGCGGTCGGCGGGGCCGGCCTGCCCATGCCGCCCGAGACCAGCCAGTTCGTCGTCCTCGGGCTCACCCGAGGACTGCCGTTCACCGACAACCCGTGCCTGGCGGACCAGCTGGGCTGGACGCGTGCCCACGGCCTGCCCGCGCATACCTACACCATCCCCGCGTTCCCGACCCCTGCCCAGCTGAAGGCCGACGGCGGAAGCGGTCCCTGGGCGGCGGACGAACGCGGCGCCCGGCTGCGGAACGCCGGCCACGCCCAGGCGCGGCACGCCCTCGCCACGCTCGCCCGCGTCGGGTTCTCCCCGCCGATGGTCTGGATCGACGTCGAAGCCCGTCCCGCGCAACCCTGGCCGACGGCGACCCAGCAGGAGCAGCTGGACAACCGCGCCGTGCTCGACGGCGTGATCCGGGGGCTGGCCGACGCGCACGTCGCGTACGGCTTCTACGCCAGCAGCGCCGGTTGGCGCTCGATCACCGGATCCTGGAAGCTTCCCGACACCCCGGTCTGGGCGACCGCGGGCCGGCTCGACCACCCCGAGGAGGCCCGCGACCTCTGCACCTCGCCGAGCTTCTCGGGCGGTCCGGTCCTGATCGCCCAGTGGTTCGACGACGAGCGCGACTACGACCTCACCTGCACACCGGACGTCTTCCCGTCGCCGACGAGCTAGGAACGGTGGCCCGTGTCCCGGCACCGGGGGCGGGACCGGGCGGCAGGGTCGAGGTGGGTGCGTCAGTGGCGGAGTGCCACCGCTGCCACGGCGAGGTCCTCCCACGCCATGCCGACGGACCTGAAGACGCGAGGCCGGTCGGGATCGACGAGCGCGCCCTCGACGACGTCGGCCAGGGTGAGGAGACGGTGCGGCGGATCGGCACGGACGGCCGCGGCCACGTCCGCCGCCACCACCGCAACCTCACCGACGATCACCTCCGCGGCATCGCGGCGACGGGGGGAGTGGCCTGTGTGAACCTCTACGCCGGCTATCTGACCGGTGGGCCGCCGGGACTCGGGGACGTCGTCCGCCACGTGCGGCACATGGTCGAGACGGCGGGTGCCGACCATGTCGGCATCGGGAGCGACTTCGTGGCCGAGCTCTTCGCCGAGAAGGTCCCGGCCTGTGACCGCCCCCTGATCCTCGAGGGCACGAACACGGAGGTACTCGTGCCCGGGCTGGCCGGCCCGGCCGATCTCCCTCGGGTCACCGCCGCGATGCTCGACGCCGGGATCCCGGAACGATCGGCACGGGGCGTGCTCGGCCGCAACCTCGCCCGCGTCCTGGGGGCGGCAGGCCGGGACCCGATGGGCCGGCCTCGTCCGCCCCTCACGTAGTCGCCCGGTCCCGGCACCTCCCGTGCCGGGAGGTGCCGGGCCACGCGTCAGGCCTTGGCCTGCATGCTGCTCCGCGCCGGGTTGCCCTGTTTCTCGGCCTTCGGGTCCTTCTCGTCGGCCTTCGCGCGCACCCCCGCCTCGATCTGGTCGCCGATGTTCTTGTCGATGTTGTGCCAGTAGGCGAACGCGCGCTGGAGGACCGCCTCGGACACCCCGTTGAGCAGGTGTCCCACGACGTTGTCGACGAGCCGCTCGCGGGCGGCGTCGTCGAGCACCTCGCGGACGAGGGTGCCGGGCTGGCCCCAGTCGTCGTCCTCGGCGTGGTCGACGTACGCGGTGCGCATGATCTCACCGTCGGCGTACCAGGTCGGGACCTTGCCGTAGCGCTCGACGTCCGCATGGGGGCCGCCGTAGGAGTTCGGTGCGTACACCGGATCCGACACCTTCTGGATCCGCATCGCGCCGTCCTTGCTGTACGAGCGGACGGGGGTGACCGGCGCGTTGACCGGGATCTGCTGGTAGTTGGCGCCCAGGCGGTGCCGGTGGGCGTCGGCGTAGGAGAACAGCCGGGCCAGCAGCATCCGGTCCGGCGACGGGCCGACGCCCGGCACCAGGTTGTTGGGCTGGAACGCGATCTGCTCGATCTCGGTGTGGTTGTCGGTCGGGTTCCGGTCGAGCGTCATCCGGCCGACCTCCATGAGCGGATAGTCGCCGTGCGGCCACACCTTCGTCAGGTCGAAGGGGTTGAAGCGGTAGGTCTTCGCGTCGTCGAACGGCATGATCTGCACCTTCAGCGTCCAGCTCGGGTACTCGCCGTCACGGATGTGCTCGAAGAGGTCCCGCATGTGGTAGTCGGTGTCGGCGGCCGCCATCTGGTCGGCCTCGTCCTGGGTGAAGAACTCGATGCCCTGGTCGGTCTTGAAGTGGTACTTGACCCAGAACTCCTCGCCGGCCTCGTTGATCCACATGTAGGTG is a window of Pseudonocardia sp. T1-2H DNA encoding:
- a CDS encoding membrane dipeptidase, producing MAECHRCHGEVLPRHADGPEDARPVGIDERALDDVGQGEETVRRIGTDGRGHVRRHHRNLTDDHLRGIAATGGVACVNLYAGYLTGGPPGLGDVVRHVRHMVETAGADHVGIGSDFVAELFAEKVPACDRPLILEGTNTEVLVPGLAGPADLPRVTAAMLDAGIPERSARGVLGRNLARVLGAAGRDPMGRPRPPLT
- a CDS encoding putative glycoside hydrolase, with protein sequence MGWEQAGRQGAVRSRARSQRGAGLLATATVLVVLVLAGMIVIVLSEGPRVTGPEDGAVLAAAATATEFVLAGAPAGAAGGAELDGAPVHPTAQPDGRQSVALPPLAEGEHRFEWTVPRAWPLPSATARRDFTVDTTPPRITLDGPLRAEALDRPLTVRGNAGDAVDLRIQDESVPLGDDGAFSVDLPAPPASVHLVATDRAGNTTDRTVPVPVAQAPMRAVHMSALAWSSPTLRDPVLAMVREGRINAVELDIKDESGEVGYASQVPLAQEIGAAKGYYDARQALDELHALGVRVVGRLVAFRDPVLATHAWQTGRHDMVAQTTAGQPWAGGYGSYAFTNFADPDVRRYNIDLATEAAGLGFDDILYDYVRRPDGALSAMHFPGLQVTPEASIASFLHDTRAAVRPRGALVGASVFGIAASRPEQIAQDIPAMAQQADYIAPMVYPSHWGAGEYGVAAPESQPYDITQRSVADFHTKLGDSGATVVPWLQAFSLRVTYGAEQVRQQVAASADAGSASFLLWNAACRYDPADLPAVTGG
- a CDS encoding catalase, with the translated sequence MTDPKANFTTTDAGVPVESDEHSLTVGPGGPILLQDSYLLEQMAQFNRERIPERQPHAKGSGAFGHFEVTNDVSAYTKAALFQPGARTELGIRFSTVAGERGSPDTWRDPRGFAIKFYTSEGNYDMVGNNTPVFFVKDPMKFQHFIRSQKRRADNNLRDHDMQWDFWTLSPESAHQVTWLMGDRGIPRSWRHMNGYTSHTYMWINEAGEEFWVKYHFKTDQGIEFFTQDEADQMAAADTDYHMRDLFEHIRDGEYPSWTLKVQIMPFDDAKTYRFNPFDLTKVWPHGDYPLMEVGRMTLDRNPTDNHTEIEQIAFQPNNLVPGVGPSPDRMLLARLFSYADAHRHRLGANYQQIPVNAPVTPVRSYSKDGAMRIQKVSDPVYAPNSYGGPHADVERYGKVPTWYADGEIMRTAYVDHAEDDDWGQPGTLVREVLDDAARERLVDNVVGHLLNGVSEAVLQRAFAYWHNIDKNIGDQIEAGVRAKADEKDPKAEKQGNPARSSMQAKA